In a single window of the Candidatus Binatia bacterium genome:
- the cysK gene encoding cysteine synthase A encodes MRIYNDITETVGHTPLVRLRRVTDGAGAEVLAKMECFNPLASVKDRIGVSMVTAAERDGLLKKDSIIVEPTSGNTGIALAFVCAAKGYPLVLVMPETFSVERRAIMRALGAEIVLSPGPEGMPGAVRRAEEMQAGDKRYVILQQFKNPANPAIHRETTAEEIWQDTDGRVDILISGVGTGGTITGISEVLKKRKPAFRAFAVEPTGSPVLSGGQRGPHKIQGIGAGFVPDVLRRELVDEVLQVSDDDAFAMTRRLAREEGMFVGISSGAAAVAAVRVANRAGSKGKTIVVIFPDTGERYLAAGPFQS; translated from the coding sequence ATGCGCATCTACAACGATATTACGGAAACAGTCGGACACACGCCGCTGGTGCGGTTACGACGGGTGACGGACGGGGCCGGCGCTGAGGTGCTTGCAAAGATGGAGTGCTTCAATCCGCTGGCCAGCGTGAAAGACCGGATCGGTGTGAGCATGGTGACCGCAGCGGAGCGCGACGGCCTGCTGAAGAAGGATAGCATCATCGTGGAGCCCACCAGCGGCAACACCGGCATCGCGCTGGCGTTCGTCTGTGCCGCCAAAGGGTACCCGTTGGTGCTGGTGATGCCGGAGACGTTCAGCGTCGAACGTCGAGCCATCATGCGGGCGCTTGGCGCCGAGATCGTTCTGAGCCCTGGCCCGGAAGGCATGCCCGGCGCCGTGCGTCGAGCCGAGGAGATGCAGGCCGGCGACAAGCGCTACGTCATCCTGCAGCAGTTCAAGAATCCGGCGAATCCTGCGATCCATCGTGAGACCACGGCCGAAGAGATTTGGCAGGATACCGACGGTCGTGTTGACATACTGATCAGTGGCGTGGGAACGGGTGGTACGATCACGGGCATCTCCGAAGTGCTCAAGAAAAGAAAACCGGCCTTCCGCGCCTTCGCCGTCGAGCCAACCGGCTCGCCGGTGTTGTCCGGCGGCCAGCGAGGACCGCACAAAATCCAGGGCATTGGGGCGGGCTTCGTGCCCGATGTCCTGCGCCGCGAGCTGGTCGATGAAGTGCTCCAGGTGAGCGATGACGATGCTTTCGCCATGACCCGACGCCTGGCACGGGAGGAAGGCATGTTCGTCGGCATCTCTTCCGGCGCGGCGGCGGTGGCGGCGGTCCGGGTTGCCAACAGAGCCGGGAGCAAGGGCAAAACCATTGTTGTCATCTTCCCTGATACGGGTGAACGCTACCTCGCTGCTGGACCTTTCCAATCGTAG
- a CDS encoding GMC family oxidoreductase N-terminal domain-containing protein — MARQLSRAGKKVILLECGRDYRRKFHYGTYLGAVTYTDRHSFLFTKEGLTIVRPLMVGGATSMYCGSAARPPAWLKEKYGIDLASYVEETIEEIGIAPLAPQYRGVASTRIAEAALSLGYQWEPLMKFIRPACSSGFDCGAKCMLGCRCGAKWNAAEWVDQAVRAGCELLTEAKVDDLIIENRQIGGVRGKWRGQPLEVEAKVVVLAAGGIGTPLILQHAGFFEAGHGMTMDTTTMVYGFAAEKGIGKEPPMTWGYADDDIGYMLSTLLDPWLLYPMVTALKGPGYALTWPRWGRTLGVMIKIKDDISGGITIEGEISKPMTERDSFRLNHAAIVARRILIRAGADADSIFLTPLRGTHPSGTVRLGQLVDQNLQTEVKNLYVCDASTFPEALDRPTVLTILGLGKRLAAHLLGMVSAPQSMASSKLDAA, encoded by the coding sequence GTGGCCCGACAACTGTCCCGTGCCGGCAAGAAGGTGATTCTCCTCGAGTGCGGGCGGGATTATCGCCGTAAGTTTCACTACGGCACCTACCTCGGTGCCGTGACCTACACCGATCGGCACAGTTTCCTGTTCACCAAGGAAGGCTTGACGATCGTCCGCCCCTTGATGGTCGGTGGGGCGACCAGCATGTACTGCGGATCGGCCGCGCGCCCGCCGGCCTGGCTCAAGGAAAAGTACGGAATTGATCTCGCATCCTACGTGGAAGAGACGATCGAAGAGATCGGTATCGCCCCGTTGGCGCCGCAGTATCGTGGTGTCGCGTCGACACGCATCGCGGAAGCGGCCCTTTCCCTCGGGTACCAGTGGGAACCCTTGATGAAGTTCATTCGCCCGGCCTGCAGCTCCGGCTTCGATTGCGGCGCCAAATGCATGCTCGGTTGCCGCTGCGGCGCGAAATGGAATGCCGCCGAGTGGGTCGACCAAGCCGTGAGGGCTGGATGTGAGCTGCTGACCGAGGCGAAGGTGGATGATCTGATCATCGAAAATCGCCAGATCGGCGGTGTGCGCGGCAAGTGGCGTGGGCAGCCGTTGGAAGTCGAAGCCAAGGTCGTCGTCCTGGCCGCCGGCGGCATTGGTACCCCGCTGATCTTGCAGCACGCCGGGTTCTTCGAAGCCGGCCACGGCATGACCATGGACACCACCACCATGGTCTACGGCTTTGCAGCGGAGAAGGGCATCGGTAAGGAGCCGCCCATGACCTGGGGCTACGCCGATGACGACATCGGATACATGCTCAGTACGCTCCTGGATCCGTGGCTGCTGTATCCGATGGTCACCGCACTCAAGGGTCCTGGCTACGCCCTGACCTGGCCGCGGTGGGGCCGAACGCTAGGTGTGATGATCAAGATCAAGGACGACATCTCCGGCGGCATAACGATCGAGGGTGAGATTTCGAAACCGATGACGGAGCGCGACAGCTTCCGGCTCAATCACGCCGCCATCGTTGCACGGCGGATACTGATCAGAGCGGGAGCGGATGCGGACTCGATCTTCCTCACGCCCCTGCGGGGGACCCACCCGAGCGGCACGGTGCGCCTGGGCCAATTGGTCGACCAGAACCTGCAGACGGAGGTGAAGAACCTGTACGTTTGCGATGCCAGCACGTTTCCGGAGGCGCTGGACCGGCCTACCGTGCTCACCATCCTCGGTCTGGGCAAGAGACTAGCGGCCCACTTGCTGGGCATGGTCAGCGCGCCGCAGTCCATGGCGAGTTCGAAGCTGGACGCGGCCTAA
- a CDS encoding c-type cytochrome, with product MRSSFSRNWDFWPLLLASIAVLLLVVTVAWREYTPEWQRQTGAFRTYLKGRGAYDAAAAVPDSVQQIWVPALSRVDRCISCHVNYDASISTLPDLPPLYRPHPDLPYMAKHPFPTFACTVCHGGQGFALDETGAHGLVEHWDDPLLTTALAANYGLTRAQLMESKCNTCHRHDDSTAGMDMINMAREIVDKKHCTSCHGLEGGGGLAASDLTYDGDLNPEMLDFSAVEGPKTTLKWEIQHFKSPQQVVKGSGMPNYRLNDEQARGLALLMMSWQRISFPPQYVPAARRRPPAVLPIVREVPYPPPANTDLGQRGRFVFMNRGCNTCHRIGGGKLIGPDLAGVAQRRSDPWLTAWLKDPAAVVAKTPDLQTWSHEFGDIIMPNQNLDDDGIKALIAYMKEFNQAGTP from the coding sequence ATGAGATCGTCTTTCTCTCGGAACTGGGATTTCTGGCCGTTGCTCCTCGCTTCGATTGCGGTCCTTCTACTCGTGGTCACCGTGGCATGGCGCGAGTACACGCCTGAGTGGCAGCGCCAGACGGGTGCGTTTCGCACATACCTCAAGGGGCGCGGCGCCTATGACGCGGCGGCGGCGGTCCCTGACTCCGTGCAGCAGATCTGGGTTCCCGCGCTGAGCCGGGTCGATCGGTGCATCAGTTGCCACGTCAATTACGACGCCTCGATTTCTACTTTGCCCGACTTGCCGCCGTTGTACCGCCCACATCCTGATCTGCCCTACATGGCGAAACATCCGTTTCCCACTTTCGCTTGCACCGTTTGTCATGGCGGGCAGGGATTCGCCCTCGACGAAACTGGGGCACACGGACTGGTGGAACACTGGGATGATCCGCTGCTGACGACCGCCCTCGCCGCAAACTACGGCCTCACCCGGGCTCAGCTCATGGAGAGCAAGTGCAACACGTGCCACCGTCACGATGATAGCACCGCCGGGATGGATATGATCAACATGGCGAGGGAGATCGTGGACAAGAAGCACTGCACGTCGTGCCACGGTCTCGAAGGCGGTGGTGGCTTGGCTGCGTCGGATCTGACGTACGACGGCGATCTCAATCCCGAGATGCTGGATTTTTCTGCCGTGGAGGGTCCGAAGACGACACTGAAGTGGGAAATCCAGCACTTCAAGAGTCCCCAGCAGGTTGTCAAAGGCAGCGGAATGCCGAATTACCGTCTGAATGATGAGCAAGCCAGGGGGCTGGCGCTACTGATGATGAGTTGGCAGCGGATCAGTTTCCCGCCGCAGTATGTGCCTGCCGCACGGCGACGTCCTCCGGCGGTGCTGCCGATTGTCCGCGAGGTACCGTATCCGCCACCGGCGAACACGGACCTCGGTCAACGAGGCAGATTTGTCTTCATGAATCGTGGATGTAACACGTGCCACCGCATAGGGGGCGGAAAACTCATCGGTCCAGATTTGGCAGGTGTCGCGCAGCGACGCAGCGACCCATGGCTGACCGCGTGGCTAAAGGATCCCGCGGCCGTTGTGGCGAAGACCCCGGATCTGCAAACTTGGTCGCACGAGTTCGGCGATATCATCATGCCGAACCAGAACCTCGACGACGACGGCATCAAAGCGCTGATTGCCTACATGAAGGAGTTCAATCAAGCCGGGACTCCCTGA
- a CDS encoding cytochrome b N-terminal domain-containing protein yields the protein MALTSEKQRGVASRLSLRSGLTRLWRWITWTWSPASEREASTAIVENLWLHWFPAKIAAESFAWSYSLWLGAISAFLFLILTVTGVLLMFFYIPSTEQAYWSIKDIDYVVGFGWLLRNQHRWAAHLMVLVVFLHMLRVFFTGAYRAPRAANWLVGLVLLLMTLLLSFTGYLLPWDQLAFWAVTVGTNIAKEAPIVGEGLRFVLLGGTEIGQSALVRFYVLHVIVLPGAVLVLFAYHMWRVRRDGGMAVTDAAAASLGVPSETPPVPTKTYSLFGVTAGTSLETRAARPQSDEAGTFSSPHLSRRLMLVFLAVFAVSIVLSLISGAPLEEPANPILTPNPAKAPWYFLWLQELVAIATVRVGALTISGGLIGGIVVPGILVLAAAAWPFLDRSPLSAVGKWFPPERRLQNTVMCIIAIVILVLVLIGLLMRGPYWQLFWPWQAWPEMPRRL from the coding sequence TTGGCACTCACGAGTGAGAAGCAAAGGGGCGTTGCGAGCCGGCTGAGCCTGCGAAGCGGGCTGACACGACTGTGGCGCTGGATCACCTGGACGTGGAGTCCGGCGAGTGAACGCGAAGCCAGTACGGCAATCGTCGAGAACCTGTGGCTGCATTGGTTTCCCGCCAAAATCGCCGCGGAAAGCTTCGCGTGGAGTTACAGTCTGTGGTTGGGTGCCATCTCCGCGTTTCTCTTTCTGATCCTCACGGTCACCGGCGTCCTGCTCATGTTCTTCTACATCCCTTCGACCGAGCAGGCATACTGGAGCATCAAGGACATCGATTACGTCGTCGGTTTCGGATGGCTCCTGCGCAATCAGCACCGGTGGGCGGCGCATCTGATGGTGCTGGTCGTCTTTCTCCACATGCTTCGGGTGTTTTTCACCGGTGCTTATCGCGCGCCGCGCGCGGCGAACTGGCTGGTGGGACTGGTGCTCTTGCTGATGACGCTGCTCCTTTCCTTCACGGGATACCTGCTGCCGTGGGATCAGCTGGCTTTCTGGGCGGTCACCGTAGGCACCAACATCGCCAAGGAGGCTCCCATCGTCGGCGAAGGGCTGCGCTTCGTTTTGCTCGGCGGCACGGAGATCGGCCAGAGTGCGTTGGTCCGTTTTTACGTGCTGCATGTCATCGTGCTGCCCGGCGCTGTCCTGGTGCTGTTTGCCTATCACATGTGGCGCGTGCGCCGGGATGGCGGCATGGCCGTCACGGATGCTGCCGCAGCGAGCCTCGGCGTGCCCAGTGAAACACCTCCCGTTCCTACCAAGACATACTCGCTTTTCGGCGTGACGGCAGGAACGTCGTTGGAGACGCGGGCAGCCAGACCGCAGAGCGACGAAGCCGGCACGTTCTCCTCGCCGCACCTCAGCCGGCGCCTCATGCTGGTGTTTCTCGCCGTGTTCGCCGTCAGCATCGTCCTCAGTCTGATCTCCGGCGCCCCGTTGGAAGAGCCGGCGAACCCCATTCTGACCCCGAATCCAGCCAAGGCGCCCTGGTACTTCTTGTGGCTGCAGGAATTGGTGGCGATTGCAACGGTGCGAGTCGGGGCGCTCACCATCAGTGGCGGGCTCATCGGGGGCATTGTGGTGCCGGGCATCTTGGTTCTGGCGGCGGCAGCGTGGCCATTTCTCGATCGCAGCCCGTTGTCGGCCGTGGGTAAATGGTTTCCGCCTGAGCGCCGCCTGCAGAACACCGTCATGTGCATTATTGCGATCGTCATTCTGGTGTTGGTGCTCATCGGCCTTCTGATGCGCGGACCATATTGGCAGCTCTTCTGGCCGTGGCAGGCTTGGCCTGAGATGCCGCGGAGACTGTAG
- a CDS encoding Rieske 2Fe-2S domain-containing protein, whose product MTQPVEPERRRFLQWIGQWSVVAAIATQGVGVVRAFVPRVLYEPSKKFKVGKPGEYPEGVTFVPAHRLFVMRERNQFHVISATCTHLGCTVEWKEKLSEFDCPCHGSKFKADGIPFAGPAPRSLNWYPLSVSGDGFLVVDSGKSVPSTYRFAVA is encoded by the coding sequence GTGACACAACCGGTTGAGCCAGAGCGGCGCCGTTTCCTGCAGTGGATCGGACAGTGGTCGGTGGTGGCTGCGATCGCCACCCAAGGCGTCGGCGTGGTACGCGCCTTCGTGCCGCGCGTCCTGTACGAACCGTCCAAAAAATTCAAAGTCGGCAAACCGGGCGAGTATCCCGAGGGCGTGACCTTCGTCCCCGCGCATCGGCTGTTCGTCATGCGCGAGCGCAACCAGTTCCACGTCATTTCCGCCACCTGTACCCACCTGGGATGCACGGTGGAATGGAAGGAGAAGCTCAGCGAGTTCGACTGTCCGTGCCACGGGAGCAAGTTCAAAGCCGATGGCATTCCGTTCGCCGGACCCGCGCCACGGTCGTTGAACTGGTACCCACTGAGTGTTTCCGGGGACGGGTTCCTGGTTGTCGATTCCGGCAAGAGCGTACCATCGACGTACCGATTCGCGGTTGCCTGA